CAGCTCAAAAGTGCCTGAAACCTTTCTCCTTGTGTCGCAATATCACCAACAACTGTTTGAATCCTCCCTGCAACACTACGAAGCCGGTCGTATCTCATTTTCGTCACATCTTGTGCCTTAGATGACGGAAAAGTGTCGAACTCTTCGTCTAGTTCATCCGGTAACACCGCTTCAGCCCACGATAGTTTCGTATCCATATGCGGAGGATGCCTAGGACGCGATCTAAAGTTCCAAACTCCGATAAGGAACATGTAGAGAAAAACTGTCGGGAGAATCAGTTCGGGAAAACACACCAATATGAAAAACAGGATATGAACCAGGATCGAAGTGAGCGGGTTCTTCCAATGGCAAACGTCTCCAAACCATTTGCTCATTGAAATCATACCCGAAAATAGTGAAACTATTCGGAAGAAATTCGCTTTACTTCTTCTCATACTCCACATGTGTGAATCGACGTCTAACATGTACTCGACCACTTCTTTTCTAAGTGGTGGTTCGGCCCGACCCAACCGCACCGCAACGATGTTCATGGCTTGATATCTTAAACTGTCGAGTTGGTGCACCGTTAACGGATGTTGGTAATGCATTTTAGGAAGTAAAGGTTGACTGTAAAGGTAGATCATGTTTGCGAGCGATAAGCAAGTGAAACGAAACGCTAGTTGGAGCTCGCCGGTTTTTTTTAAACCAGACGGTTGTAAAACGAGAAGCGGATACGAATGTGTGTAAATTCGATCCGTTTCGAGTGTAGATAACCTTATTCTTATCTTACCAATTCTCGCGTCTTTCGCTGCTCCCCCTTGTTCATTACCCAAATGGGCATTATCAAACACGCCCAAACTGACAACTGTACACGGGTCGTAAACTTCCCATGTGTACTGCTCGTTCCATTTAGGATTAAAGTTTTCAAGTATGGTTCGGGTTCTGACCCATTTTTGACCATATTTAGCAACACAATAAGCATCTGTCGTTTTCTTCCCGTCTTTCGTTTTCATTCCTTGGAGTCCTTGTGCACTCAATATCCCAATTTCGAGAATCCCGATTGGCTTTTTCCATAGTTGACGGGCCGTGGGCCGTTGGTCACTAATGTACATAGTCGATTCGTCTAGTACATGATAACCACCTTCGAGACAAGCCCGAAGATGAATTCGGGTCGAAAATTTAAGCTCCATTCTTCTTTCTCCCTCTAACATACCGAACCCGAACTGTTCAAGATTGAACCACCGAGAATGAACGGGCCGATGGTCTAACCGCTTTTCAAAAGTATTAAGCGGAAGAACAATTCGACCCACAATCTCCTCTTTCGAACCGGCTTTGTTTTCAAGCGTAAGAACCAACGATTCTTCAAACGGCTCGGCTGCTACAAACACCAAATCTTCGTTCCATAACGGATTCGTGGTTTTCGTTGCAGACAATTTTGTTTTCAAAATTTGATTCCCAACTTGAGCTTTCACAAAAACTTGTGGAGGTTGTGATTTGTCTTGACTTTCAACATCATGTGCTTCGATCACGTTCACCCGAAGGTACCAAAGTTTAGGCGAAACGTACACCTTCGATCTAACGCTAAAAACGCCCTCACCTTGAACCTTAGCGGCATCCGAATGCCACGCTTCAGAAAACGCCTCGTCAGCTTGCGTTCCCATCCAAACCGCAAGCATTATCTCTCCTTTGACTTTTCTTTCACCTCTTCGGTCCTCAAGTCTATACCATTGAGGGGCTAACGGACTATCTGGTGGGACCCGTTGCGGGACTTCATTCATATCAAACGTTACCTTCCCTAAATAATCATCTCTTGATATCATATCTTTATCTTTAACATACACTTCAAGAACCGTTGATTGTATCTTATCTTTAGAGAACGCGAATACTTGTCGCCATTCTGCGTAAGTCCGCTTTTCAAAATGCTGAGTTTTTCCTTTATAATTGCCGAGTTTTACTTCAACATAGGGATCACAACTTGCGGTTAACGGGTTTATAGGAAGATCTCGGGCCTTTTCAACCCGAACGTAAAGATAAAACATTTGCTCCACGAGATCGTAAGTGCTCGTTACTCTGTCACTCATTATCCACCCTCCCCCTCCCTTTACGCCGCCGTGGGGCCACCTTTCACCGAGTTGCGGCTTCGTGTCCTTTATTTTGTAGTCATCCTTTTTTTCTTCAGCTGGTTTAGAACCCATGTTACGCTGCTCTTCTGCAAATCAAACAAATTCAAAGTGTTTCATTAAACATTATACATGATCAAGTAAAAAATTGTTTCAAGTATAATAAAAAATTGTATACATAGTGCTAATTGAGAGATTAAGTTAAGATGAGTACCTTTTTACTTGAATGAAGCTGCTAAATCGTTTGTAAATTTTTAGTTGACGAGCTTCACAGAATCACAGTTACCGTTTTATGTGTATTTTCGAATTCTTTGTTTGTGTGAAACTAAAGGACTAGATGGAAAGTTGAAATATATGAAGTGAGGCTTACTTTTGTAGCTGTTGATTTTGAAATTTTGCCTTTCTTCTTTATTCAACGATCAAAATTATAGTGGAAGGAGAACCTAATAAAAGTTGCTTTCTTGAAACGCAGCTCTATTAGTTGATACCTTTCTTCGTATTAAGTCTCATACTTTTTCGTATAATCATTGATGGGAAAAGTTGTTTCTAGTCTTAGGaaaactaataatcatattatctgATTCAATTCAAGAAAACAGTCTCTTTATGTTGTTTCTGGGCACAAGTGGCGAATCTATGATGAAATTCCATTGGGGTCCCAAAAAAAATTTCAAAGCTAAATATATTTAAAGGATACTTTAGTGGTTGTTTAtctttaaaaatacataaattcaaaaaatatatggggtcctttagctaaatttagtggtgtcatatacAATTTGAAGAgtaaaaggtaaaaaaaaattccaaaGTAGTGGGGTCATAGAACCCCACAAGGCTACATGTAGAATCGCCCTTGTTTCTGGCTGTAATTTAAGTCACCTTGCTATTGGTTGTTGGGTTATTATTTGAGCAAACTTGTGCTTATAAGCACGAGTTCAAAACTAAAAGTAAAGTAAGCAGATTAACATTGATTCACACGACTCAAAATAAGCGCGAATGGGGTGCTTTTtttaaaatgcaatgcaaatttagataatatggaattagtaatgtatgtaaatatctagatattaaaatgtaaaagaaatatctagatattaatgaggaaaaatctagatgttaaaatgtaaaaatctagatatttttatgtggtaaaaatatctagatatttatccatggaaaaatctagtgtgtagaagttttcatggagtagtataaatatgggtggtgatttcatttgtgtgtaagttgtgaaaagagtgagttgagaagtagagaagaagtaagaagtgagaagagtgtgagtaAAGAAGAAAAacttgtaagtaagtaatattgtaattgtattttgtattaataaaagtgttctttgttaagttttccggttaagccttagtttgtgtttaagttcttagtgcacttgtgttgttcttattatatggtcggctctgccgtctaagtgatacatggtcggttataccgcctaaatgatatatggtcgacactgtcgcctaagtactattgtgcactaagaattcataaaattaaaggctaatcaacgtcaaagtgtttgtgtagtgagtctagtatagtctagatcctctatagtgggtgtgttgggctcgtcaaagctttcaacaattggtatcagagccaggtcgttcgggaccatttctagtggaggaaaacatcggtaaacgttggacgtttacttcACCgaagctctaagggagattctgtcgaagCACAGTTagaaactgtgaaagctcatcggtctgggaccaagcttattggacgttggacgtcatgatggcagatcttgcaagtacgagcagtggaatcaagagtctcaataaccacaactatggttattggcggacttgcatagaatcctacctacaaggacatgatttatgggaaatagttgctggcagtgacacaacgcctccaccgaaagaaaatgccgaagccttgagaaaatggaacatcaaggccgggaaggctttatttatattgaagactacaatcgaggaggatctattggagcacatccgtgatgagaaaacaccaaaggcagcttgggaaacttttgaaaaattgttttcaaggaacaatgaagcacgcctccagctcttggaaaatgagctcgcaggtatctcacaaggaagtttgTCTATTTCCCAGTATTTCACCAAGATGAAATCTATTTGCCGTAAGATATCTcagcttgctcctgaagagaaagtgagtgatgcaaggatgaagagaattatcatccatggcttaagatccgagtatagtggatttatagccgctgtgagaggatggcctactcaaccatcattaatagagctggaaaaTTTATtagctaatcaagaggcattagccaagcagatgaatgaagtaaccataaaagacggagaagatgcactctttaccaataagaagaaagcaacatctcgaagacaagatgcGATGAAAGAAAGTCAGACATATGGATAGAAGAGTCACGCAaagtcaaaaggcaacgcttcagggggagctcggggagctcaacaaggaagaagagatcatcaccAACAACATggagaaaatgataagagaaagaatggtgaatgcttcaattgtggcaagaagggtcattttgctcgagattgtaaattccccaaaaggcgaacttttgaaggaaatgtggccactgcaagagatgagaagaaagaggtcacatttgaagcaaccattaatgaggaaacatgggatgcagaagctggatttTCTGTTGAAGCTggcatggatgatcaagctcttgcagcaaccttaaagtcaacaataaactacaaagatgattggatcatcgattctgggtgctcaaatcatatgaccaatgatgagacgaagctgcaagaaatggatgattacaaaggaaagagagtcgtgttgacagccgacaattcaaggttgtctatttctcacattggaaagacaataattccaaatgaaggcggctctcataagctccaactcgagaaggtgtatcttgtccctggcctaaagaagaatttactgtcagtaccacaattgacagcagaagggaattatgtgctctttggaccagaagatgtgcccgtattcaagagagtgaaggtgattggcaatccaattatgcaaggaagaagaatagagtcggtctatgtactatctgctgaaacagcatatgtggataagactcgaaagaatgagacggctgatctttggcatgaacgtcttgggcatgtgggctacaacaagttaaaggagatgatggtgaaacacatagtaaatgggcttcctcaaattgatatccgaacagatacaatatgtgctggatgtcaatttgaaaaagctcaccaattgccattcaaggagtcagcgcatcagtccaagacaccactagagctcatacactcagatgtcttcggccaagtgaaacaaacatcacttggaggtatgaaatatatggtgacattcattgatgacttctcaagatatgtgtgggtttacttcatgaaggagaagtcggagacttttctgaagtttaaagagttcaagaacaaggtagaaagtgagctcaatactaagatccggtgcttacgcacagataatggaagagaatatttatcgactgagttcaatatgtatcttgagaaccacaagatcagaaggcaattaacttgccccaatactccacagcagaatggagtggcggaacgcaagaatcgtcaccttgccgaaacttatcgaagtatgcttcatggtaagaatgtaccgggaagattttgggccgaatgtatgaggacggcttcatatgTGATTAACAGActtccacaaacaaagttggggcatatttcaccgtatgaaagattatggaagatcaagccaactttcaaccatctcaaggtttttggatgtgtatgctacgtcttcgtgccagatcatctccgaagcaaatttgataagaaggcaattcgatgcatttttgtcggttatgatgaatcaagaaaaggatggagatgttgtgatccaaatactggaaagtgtcatacttcaagaaatgtggaaTTTTAttaagcttcttcatggtggtcacctcaaaagatagagcttctagaatctcatggattagaagaaggtccagaagaaaaagaagaacctaaagagcagatattggatccaataaaagaaagagaagggtcgtactctaaggaaaagagtccatggaaaactggtgtacatcaatctatatccgaggaggttcgtccaagccaaaaggaagtcgaggagcatgcacaagaattaaggagatcaacaaggccgagacaatctaatccaaggtatgccaatgctgctcatgtggatgaatcaatacctattgagccttctacttatgaagaagcagcacaaagtcgagagtggcagaaagcgatggaagaagaaattaatgcactaaaagaaaaccagacatggagtttagttccaaagccaaaagatgtaaaaccaatatcttgtaaatgggtttacaaggtgaagactcgatcagatggctccattgaaaggtataaagcttgacttgttgctagaggtttttctcaacaatatgggctggattatgaagaaacgtttagtccagtggcgaagatcacaacaattcgagctctactagctttagccgctagcaaatcttggaagctgtggcaaatggatgtcaataacgctttcttacatggagaacttgacaaagaaatttatatggagcaaccaagaggctttgagaaca
The window above is part of the Rutidosis leptorrhynchoides isolate AG116_Rl617_1_P2 chromosome 1, CSIRO_AGI_Rlap_v1, whole genome shotgun sequence genome. Proteins encoded here:
- the LOC139886648 gene encoding FT-interacting protein 1-like: MGSKPAEEKKDDYKIKDTKPQLGERWPHGGVKGGGGWIMSDRVTSTYDLVEQMFYLYVRVEKARDLPINPLTASCDPYVEVKLGNYKGKTQHFEKRTYAEWRQVFAFSKDKIQSTVLEVYVKDKDMISRDDYLGKVTFDMNEVPQRVPPDSPLAPQWYRLEDRRGERKVKGEIMLAVWMGTQADEAFSEAWHSDAAKVQGEGVFSVRSKVYVSPKLWYLRVNVIEAHDVESQDKSQPPQVFVKAQVGNQILKTKLSATKTTNPLWNEDLVFVAAEPFEESLVLTLENKAGSKEEIVGRIVLPLNTFEKRLDHRPVHSRWFNLEQFGFGMLEGERRMELKFSTRIHLRACLEGGYHVLDESTMYISDQRPTARQLWKKPIGILEIGILSAQGLQGMKTKDGKKTTDAYCVAKYGQKWVRTRTILENFNPKWNEQYTWEVYDPCTVVSLGVFDNAHLGNEQGGAAKDARIGKIRIRLSTLETDRIYTHSYPLLVLQPSGLKKTGELQLAFRFTCLSLANMIYLYSQPLLPKMHYQHPLTVHQLDSLRYQAMNIVAVRLGRAEPPLRKEVVEYMLDVDSHMWSMRRSKANFFRIVSLFSGMISMSKWFGDVCHWKNPLTSILVHILFFILVCFPELILPTVFLYMFLIGVWNFRSRPRHPPHMDTKLSWAEAVLPDELDEEFDTFPSSKAQDVTKMRYDRLRSVAGRIQTVVGDIATQGERFQALLSWRDPRASCLFSVFCLFVAVALYVTPFKIVVLVTGLYLLRHPRFRSKMPSVPSNFFRRLPAKADSML